A single window of Eleginops maclovinus isolate JMC-PN-2008 ecotype Puerto Natales chromosome 19, JC_Emac_rtc_rv5, whole genome shotgun sequence DNA harbors:
- the fbxo30a gene encoding F-box only protein 30a has translation MESLHSHCMNCIKRRCMVRPEPGVCCDLIGCPLVCGAVFHSCKLEEHRLLCPYERLPCINCGFGCPFSIARIRMSKHLETCPASIVCCTMEWNRWPVSYADQESYENLSRDFDEVEQLDMALALQDQRMLLESLKVTTTVSRNGDKDRDHKMSTAASSVPEAPGAAVEMEEEPPYNGGFRASVETSRSLAAALDILTNSKDIEVIVGGLNGEKKNGGSHVYAAEGGKNVDMKEDSDSDCELGAVGGVDCAVGTDDGIGWVEESDFVELIFQEKEESIEEEESIDDSQLVWPALPTDFLPVALQAPDFLPVALQAPDFLPVALQAPDFLPVALLPPAPQLPPAATPMPFLLSEHVIRSGFLQHLPSELRYRCLERKLQSVEVLRGISMFTFNGRRALLSDPYLFRAKMEDKSVDTSDLEVADDPMGLHGIDLITAALLFCLGDSPGGRGISDSRFVDGYHIDFGTQTFSFPSAILATSTMVGDVASASACDHASPQLSNPSPFHTLRLDLVLECVARYQTKQRSMFTFVCGQLFRRDEFSSHFKNVHGDIHAGLNGWMEQRCPLAYYGCTYSQRRFCPSVQGFRIVHDRHLGSFGVQPGYPRGRRRGGAQGDQLSGLPFEVLQHVASFLDSFSLCQLSRVSRTMREVCGSLLQMRGMVVLLWDKIRRPDGSSSWQITDKVWRFSTAFGTVNEWKFANIASMADHLKKCRFNQVSRREEAVPLPCMCFTRELTREGRCLRSVLKPVA, from the exons aTGGAGAGCCTGCACTCCCACTGCATGAACTGCATCAAGAGACGGTGCATGGTGCGCCCTGAGCCGGGGGTGTGCTGCGACCTGATTGGCTGCCCTCTTGTGTGCGGGGCGGTGTTTCACTCCTGCAAGTTGGAGGAGCACCGGCTGCTGTGCCCGTACGAGCGGCTGCCCTGCATCAACTGCGGCTTCGGCTGCCCCTTCAGCATCGCCCGCATCCGCATGTCGAAGCACCTGGAGACGTGCCCGGCCAGCATCGTGTGCTGCACCATGGAGTGGAACCGCTGGCCGGTCAGCTACGCCGACCAGGAGTCCTACGAGAACCTGAGCCGAGACTTCGACGAGGTGGAGCAGCTGGACATGGCCCTGGCTCTGCAGGACCAGAGGATGCTGCTGGAGTCCCTGAAGGTCACCACCACCGTGTCCCGCAACGGGGACAAGGACAGGGACCACAAGATGTCCACAGCGGCGTCCAGCGTTCCGGAGGCACCGGGGGCCGCcgtggagatggaggaggagccgCCATACAACGGGGGCTTCAGAGCTTCGGTGGAGACCAGCCGGAGTCTGGCCGCTGCGCTGGACATCCTCACCAACTCCAAGGACATCGAGGTGATCGTGGGGGGGTTAAACGGAGAGAAGAAGAACGGGGGGAGCCACGTCTACGCTGCAGAGGGGGGGAAGAACGTGGACATGAAAGAGGACTCGGACTCAGACTGTGAGCTGGGGGCGGTGGGGGGGGTGGACTGTGCGGTCGGGACGGACGACGGCATCGGCTGGGTGGAGGAGAGCGACTTTGTGGAGCTGATTTtccaggagaaggaggagagcatcgaggaggaggagagcatcGATGACTCTCAACTGGTGTGGCCGGCGCTGCCAACAGACTTCCTGCCCGTGGCGCTGCAGGCTCCGGACTTCCTGCCCGTGGCGCTGCAGGCTCCGGACTTCCTGCCCGTGGCGCTGCAGGCTCCAGACTTCCTGCCCGTGGCGCTACTCCCCCCGGCACCCCAGCTCCCCCCGGCTGCAACCCCCATGCCCTTCCTGCTGTCAGAGCACGTGATACGGAGCGGcttcctgcagcacctccccTCGGAGCTGCGGTACCGCTGCCTGGAGCGGAAGCTGCAAAGCGTGGAGGTGCTGCGGGGGATCAGCATGTTCACCTTCAACGGGCGCCGGGCGCTGCTGTCAGACCCCTACCTGTTCCGCGCCAAAATGGAGGACAAGTCCGTCGACACGTCGGACCTGGAGGTGGCGGACGACCCGATGGGGCTGCACGGCATCGACCTGATCACGGCGGCGCTGCTCTTCTGCCTGGGCGACTCCCCCGGGGGGCGGGGCATCTCCGACAGCCGCTTCGTGGACGGGTACCACATCGACTTCGGCACGCAGACCTTCTCCTTCCCCTCCGCCATCCTGGCCACCAGCACCATGGTGGGGGACGTGGCGTCGGCCTCGGCCTGCGACCACGCCAGCCCCCAGCTGTCCAACCCCAGCCCCTTCCACACCCTCAGGCTGGACCTGGTGCTGGAGTGCGTGGCCCGATACCAGACCAAGCAGCGCTCCATGTTCACCTTCGTGTGCGGGCAGCTGTTCCGGCGGGACGAGTTCTCCTCGCACTTCAAGAACGTGCACGGGGACATCCACGCCGGGCTGAACGGCTGGATGGAGCAGCGCTGCCCCCTGGCGTACTACGGCTGCACCTACAGCCAGCGCCGCTTCTGCCCCTCGGTGCAGGGCTTCCGGATCGTGCACGACCGGCACCTGGGCTCCTTCGGGGTGCAGCCCGGCTACCCGCGGGGCCGCCGGCGGGGCGGGGCTCAGGGGGACCAGCTAAGCGGCCTGCCCTttgaggtgctgcagcacgtGGCTTCCTTCCTGGACTCCTTCAGCCTGTGCCAGCTGTCCCGGGTGTCGCGCACCATGAGGGAGGTGTGCGGCAGCCTGCTGCAGATGAGGGGTatggtggtgctgctgtgggACAAGATCCGGAGACCGGATGGGTCCTCGTCGTGGCAGATCACCGACAAG GTGTGGCGCTTCAGCACGGCGTTCGGCACGGTGAACGAGTGGAAGTTCGCCAACATCGCCAGCATGGCGGACCACCTGAAGAAGTGCAGGTTCAACCAGGTCTCCCGGCGCGAGGAGGCCGTCCCGCTGCCCTGCATGTGCTTCACCCGGGAGCTCACCAGGGAGGGCCGGTGCCTCAGGTCGGTGCTCAAACCTGTGGCGTGA